One segment of Macrotis lagotis isolate mMagLag1 chromosome 1, bilby.v1.9.chrom.fasta, whole genome shotgun sequence DNA contains the following:
- the VSIG10L gene encoding V-set and immunoglobulin domain-containing protein 10-like, with the protein MVPRGPRPLRQLLLLFLVSGAGTWALAAPRGSSSPAVPSPGNATGLGGAPGPDTPSAFRGTENSTLRGEEASPAPALGGGASSPGEESPAPQVPAGGPGPGAPGGPLDVLVGSPISLRLTPAPAADPPGLLVVWRRGSTVLAAGPLGSQAAPPSLAPAYRARLRFDRATGGLDLERAELADAGRYTAELIRAGRQPERRELEVSVYEPVPRLAVAPAHPETEEGAPELRLRCVGARPAQGRLSWSRGGRALAAGTADPEGRLRRDGSDLVIARPRRTDQANYTCRVRSPFGASEATAALTVLYGPDPPVVTVSSDRDASPGRYVSAGSNVTLRCQAAARPPAQLSWSLADPREAAVPAGPRLLLPRVGPAHAGTYACLAANPRTGLRRRGLLNLTVAAPPPGPPRCSLQGAPGGRSLLLGCTWPGGVPGAWLRWAGLPPGTPAGPALSSLAVSIPAGPRLSGATFTCLGSHLAVNRSCSVTPKAPEEVLLRLEAREAGPGEARVALEATGCPPPARLAWAREGRPLVPGAGARLRLGPEGQRLLFDSFSVEHDVGNYSVLCSGALGAGGDRIALTGPSISSWRLQAADGAAVLTWDVDRGCVVSGFEVQARPEEPEAGAAGLQGGAWTSLLRLGPRERSAVIVLPSQPPGPWKLRVLPTLGGQPGTPSSDLRYRTGPILGPGTIAGIVLGSLLGAALLAALLVLFGCCACQLWGNNMKKPRIFPPATSTPEKKTQSVTPVGDSQLSPWGFATEPSPTWANPVVVPSHVPSASPQGVHRTIRSATQV; encoded by the exons ATGGTCCCCCGGGGGCCTCGGCCGCTCCGGCAGCTGCTACTCCTATTTCTGG TTTCAGGTGCGGGAACGTGGGCCCTCGCAGCTCCCCGCGGCAGCAGCTCCCCTGCAGTGCCCTCCCCCGGGAACGCCACGGGGCTCGGGGGAGCCCCCGGCCCCGACACCCCCAGCGCCTTCCGCGGGACTGAGAACTCGACCCTTCGCGGTGAAGAAGcctccccggc CCCGGCCCTGGGTGGGGGCGCCTCCTCCCCCGGAGAGGAATCGCCCGCGCCCCAAGTCCCCGCGggggggcccggcccgggggcTCCCGGGGGCCCCTTGGACGTGCTGGTGGGCTCCCCCATCTCCCTCCGCTTGACCCCGGCGCCCGCCGCGGACCCTCCGGGGCTGCTCGTGGTTTGGCGTCGGGGCTCCACGGTGCTGGCGGCCGGGCCGCTGGGGAGCCAGGCCGCGCCCCCCAGCCTGGCCCCGGCCTACCGGGCCCGGCTGCGCTTTGACCGGGCCACGGGCGGCCTGGACCTGGAGCGGGCGGAGCTGGCGGACGCGGGGCGCTACACCGCGGAGCTGATCCGCGCCGGGCGCCAGCCGGAGCGCCGCGAGCTGGAGGTCTCGGTGTACG AGCCCGTGCCGCGCCTGGCCGTGGCCCCCGCGCACCCCGAGACGGAGGAGGGGGCGCCCGAGCTGCGGCTGCGCTGCGTGGGGGCGCGGCCCGCCCAGGGTCGGCTCAGCTGGAGCCGCGGGGGCCGGGCCCTGGCGGCGGGGACCGCAGACCCCGAGGGCCGGCTGAGGCGCGACGGGAGCGACCTGGTGATCGCGCGGCCCCGGAGGACGGACCAGGCCAACTACACCTGCCGCGTGCGGAGCCCCTTCGGGGCCAGCGAGGCCACGGCCGCGCTCACCGTGCTCT ACGGCCCGGACCCCCCGGTCGTCACCGTCTCCTCGGACCGCGACGCCAGCCCCGGCCGCTACGTGTCCGCGGGCAGCAACGTGACCCTGCGCTGCCAGGCCGCCGCCCGGCCCCCGGCCCAGCTGTCCTGGAGCCTGGCGGACCCCCGGGAGGCCGCCGTGCCCGCCGGGCCCCGCCTCCTGCTGCCCCGCGTGGGGCCGGCCCACGCGGGGACCTACGCCTGCCTGGCGGCCAACCCCCGCACCGGGCTGCGGCGCCGCGGGCTGCTGAATCTCACCGTGGCGG ccccgccccccggccctcCGCGCTGCTCCCTGCAGGGCGCCCCCGGGGGCCGGAGCCTGCTTCTGGGCTGCACGTGGCCGGGGGGCGTGCCCGGGGCGTGGCTGCGGTGGGCGGGGCTGCCCCCAGGCACCCCCGCGGGCCCCGCCCTCTCCTCCCTGGCCGTCTCCATCCCCGCGGGGCCGCGGCTCAGCGGCGCCACCTTCACGTGCCTCGGGAGCCACCTGGCGGTGAACAGAAGCTGCAGCGTCACGCCCA AGGCCCCCGAGGAGGTGCTGCTGAGGCTGGAGGCCCGGGAGGCCGGGCCCGGGGAGGCCCGCGTGGCCCTGGAGGCCACAGGCTGCCCCCCCCCAGCCAGGCTGGCCTGGGCCCGGGAGGGCCGGCCCCTGGtccccggggccggggcccgcCTGCGCCTGGGCCCCGAGGGCCAGCGGCTGCTGTTCGACAGCTTCAGCGTGGAGCACGACGTGGGCAACTACTCCGTGCTGTGCAGCGGGGCCCTGGGGGCCGGCGGCGACCGCATCGCCCTCACGG GGCCTTCCATCTCCTCTTGGCGCCTCCAGGCTGCCGATGGGGCCGCGGTCTTGACTTGGGACGTGGACCGAGGCTGCGTGGTCAGTGGCTTTGAGGTCCAGGCGCGGCCCGAGGAGCCAGAAGCGGGGGCCGCCGGCCTGCAGGGAGGGGCCTGGACATCCTTGCTTCGCCTGGGGCCCCGGGAGCGCTCAGCTGTCATAGTCCTGCCCTCCCAGCCCCCAGGGCCGTGGAAGCTTCGCGTGCTGCCCACTCTGGGCGGGCAGCCTGGGACTCCCTCCTCTGACCTCCGCTACCGGACCG GTCCCATCCTGGGCCCCGGGACCATTGCCGGCATCGTTcttggctccctgctgggtgcgGCCCTCCTTGCAGCTCTGCTGGTCCTGTTTGGATGTTGTGCATGTCAGCTGTGGG GGAACAACATGAAGAAGCCTCGGATCTTCCCCCCTGCAACCTCCACTCCAGAGAAGAAGACCCAGAGTGTAACCCCTGTAGGAGACTCACAACTTTCCCCCTGGGGTTTTGCCACAGAACCCAGCCCAACCTGGGCCAATCCT GTTGTGGTCCCCAGTCATGTCCCTTCTGCCAGCCCCCAGGGAGTCCACCGAACTATTCGGTCAGCCACACAGGTGTGA
- the ETFB gene encoding electron transfer flavoprotein subunit beta isoform X2 — MNPFCEIAVEEAVRLKEKNLLKEVIAVSLGPKQCQETIRTALAMGADRGIHVEVSAAEAERLGPLQVSRVLAALAQKEKAGLVLVGKQAIDDDCNQTGQMTAAMLDWPQGTFASKLQLEGEKLTVEREVDGGLETIRLKLPAVVTADLRLNEPRYATLPNIMKAKKKKIDVVKPGDLGVDTSSRISVLSVEDPPHRSAGQKVETTEDLVAKLKEAGHV; from the exons ATGAACCCCTTCTGTGAGATAGCGGTGGAGGAGGCCGTGCGGTTGAAGGAGAAGAACCTTCTGAAGGAGGTGATCGCCGTCAGCCTTGGCCCCAAGCAGTGCCAG GAGACCATTCGAACAGCTCTGGCCATGGGGGCTGACCGTGGCATCCACGTGGAGGTGTCTGCGGCTGAGGCGGAGCGTCTGGGGCCCCTCCAGGTTTCCCGGGTGCTGGCTGCTTTGGCCCAGAAAGAGAAAGCTGGCCTGGTGCTGGTGGGCAAACAG GCCATCGATGACGACTGTAATCAGACGGGACAGATGACAGCTGCCATGCTGGACTGGCCTCAG GGCACGTTTGCCTCAAAGCTCCAACTAGAGGGGGAGAAGTTGACAGTGGAACGGGAGGTGGATGGTGGCCTGGAGACGATTCGCCTCAAGCTGCCTGCTGTGGTCACCGCGGACCTCCGGCTGAACGAGCCACGCTATGCCACTCTGCCCAATATCATG AAAGCCAAAAAGAAGAAGATCGATGTGGTGAAGCCTGGGGACCTGGGGGTGGACACATCCTCCCGCATTTCTGTGCTTAGTGTGGAGGATCCGCCCCACCGCTCGGCAGGGCAGAAGGTGGAGACCACTGAGGACCTCGTGGCCAAGTTGAAAGAAGCAGGACATGTTTGA
- the IGLON5 gene encoding igLON family member 5, with the protein MPPPAPRARLRLLAAAALAGLAVISRGLLSQSLEFSSLADNYTVCEGDNATLSCSIDEHVTRVAWLNRSNILYAGNDRWTSDPRVRLLTNSPAEFSILITRVGLGDEGLYTCSFQTRQQPHTAQVYLIVHVPARIVNISSAVTVNEGGNVNLLCLAVGRPEPTVTWRQLRDGFTSEGEILEISDIRRSQAGDYECVTHNGVASAPDSRRVPVTVNYPPTITDVTSARTAVGRTALLRCEAMAVPPADFQWFKDDKQLGGGAAEGLKVQTERTRSMLLFANVSGRHYGNYTCRAANRLGAASASMRLLRPGSLENAASRPPGPLALLSALGWLWWGGM; encoded by the exons ggctGCTGTCCCAGAGCCTGGAGTTCAGCTCTCTGGCAGACAATTACACCGTATGCGAGGGAGACAACGCCACACTCAG CTGCTCCATCGACGAGCACGTGACCCGCGTGGCCTGGCTGAACCGCTCCAACATCCTGTACGCGGGCAACGACCGCTGGACCAGCGACCCGCGGGTGCGGCTGCTCACCAACTCCCCGGCCGAGTTCTCCATCCTCATCACCCGCGTGGGCCTGGGCGACGAGGGCCTCTACACCTGCTCCTTCCAGACCCGCCAGCAGCCGCACACCGCCCAGGTCTACCTCATCGTGCACG TCCCTGCCCGAATCGTGAACATCTCCTCTGCTGTGACAGTGAATGAGGGTGGGAACGTGAACTTGCTGTGCCTGGCTGTGGGAAGGCCAGAGCCCACCGTCACCTGGAGACAGCTCCGAG ACGGCTTCACATCCGAGGGGGAGATTCTGGAAATCTCGGACATCAGGCGAAGTCAGGCTGGGGACTACGAGTGCGTGACCCACAATGGCGTGGCCTCGGCCCCCGACAGTCGCCGAGTGCCAGTCACGGTCAACT ACCCTCCCACTATCACCGACGTGACCAGCGCCCGGACAGCCGTGGGGCGCACCGCGCTGCTCCGCTGCGAGGCCATGGCCGTGCCCCCGGCGGACTTCCAGTGGTTCAAAGACGACAAACA GCTGGGGGGCGGCGCGGCTGAGGGCCTGAAGGTGCAGACAGAGAGGACCCGCTCCATGCTGCTCTTCGCCAACGTCAGTGGCCGCCACTATGGGAACTACACATGCCGAGCGGCCAACAGGCTGGGGGCCGCCAGCGCCTCCATGCGCCTTCTGC GCCCAGGCTCCCTGGAGAACGCAGCCTCAAGGCCCCCGGGGCCCCTGGCCCTACTCTCTGCCCTGGGCTGGCTGTGGTGGGGAGGCATGTAA
- the NKG7 gene encoding protein NKG7, with product MRPSWVLALLSGSLALALLLVALSTDNWIAAVGAKHQSHSGLWHPELDSVKDFILATRVFIIMAALAGLLSISCLFFLTPSLCNPNFSHLISLIFCVTAFTAGLCSTVGMAVYTGERWKEPYNSQIQISFAWSFYMGWISVVLFLFTGILSLVVHQGTPRPNYEILSA from the exons ATGCGGCCATCCTGGGTGCTTGCCCTGCTCTCCGGGAGCCTTGCTCTGGCTTTGCTGCTGGTGGCATTGAGTACTGATAACTGGATCGCTGCTGTAGGTGCTAAACACCAGTCTCATTCTGGCCTCTGGCATCCAGAACTGGATTCTGTGAAAG ATTTCATCCTGGCCACCCGGGTCTTTATCATCATGGCTGCCCTGGCAGGGCTGCTCTCCATCTCCTGCCTCTTCTTTCTCACTCCATCCCTCTGCAACCCCAACTTCAGTCACCTGATCTCTTTGATTTTTTGTGTCACGGCCTTTACTGCAG GCCTCTGCAGCACAGTAGGAATGGCGGTCTACACTGGAGAGCGATGGAAGGAGCCTTATAATTCTCAGATTCAGATCTCCTTTGCCTGGTCCTTCTACATGGGATGGATTTCTGTTGTCTTATTCCTTTTTACTG GAATCCTGAGCCTCGTGGTACACCAGGGTACTCCACGTCCCAACTATGAGATCCTCTCTGCTTAA
- the ETFB gene encoding electron transfer flavoprotein subunit beta isoform X1: MAELRALVGVKRVIDFAVKIRVKPDKTGVVTDGVKHSMNPFCEIAVEEAVRLKEKNLLKEVIAVSLGPKQCQETIRTALAMGADRGIHVEVSAAEAERLGPLQVSRVLAALAQKEKAGLVLVGKQAIDDDCNQTGQMTAAMLDWPQGTFASKLQLEGEKLTVEREVDGGLETIRLKLPAVVTADLRLNEPRYATLPNIMKAKKKKIDVVKPGDLGVDTSSRISVLSVEDPPHRSAGQKVETTEDLVAKLKEAGHV, translated from the exons ATGGCGGAGCTGCGCGCGCTGGTTGGAGTCAAGCGGGTCATAGACTTTGCTGTGAAG ATTCGGGTAAAGCCGGACAAGACCGGGGTGGTGACCGATGGGGTGAAGCACTCCATGAACCCCTTCTGTGAGATAGCGGTGGAGGAGGCCGTGCGGTTGAAGGAGAAGAACCTTCTGAAGGAGGTGATCGCCGTCAGCCTTGGCCCCAAGCAGTGCCAG GAGACCATTCGAACAGCTCTGGCCATGGGGGCTGACCGTGGCATCCACGTGGAGGTGTCTGCGGCTGAGGCGGAGCGTCTGGGGCCCCTCCAGGTTTCCCGGGTGCTGGCTGCTTTGGCCCAGAAAGAGAAAGCTGGCCTGGTGCTGGTGGGCAAACAG GCCATCGATGACGACTGTAATCAGACGGGACAGATGACAGCTGCCATGCTGGACTGGCCTCAG GGCACGTTTGCCTCAAAGCTCCAACTAGAGGGGGAGAAGTTGACAGTGGAACGGGAGGTGGATGGTGGCCTGGAGACGATTCGCCTCAAGCTGCCTGCTGTGGTCACCGCGGACCTCCGGCTGAACGAGCCACGCTATGCCACTCTGCCCAATATCATG AAAGCCAAAAAGAAGAAGATCGATGTGGTGAAGCCTGGGGACCTGGGGGTGGACACATCCTCCCGCATTTCTGTGCTTAGTGTGGAGGATCCGCCCCACCGCTCGGCAGGGCAGAAGGTGGAGACCACTGAGGACCTCGTGGCCAAGTTGAAAGAAGCAGGACATGTTTGA
- the CLDND2 gene encoding claudin domain-containing protein 2, which yields MGVKRSLQSTGLILGVLTNILLLLATSTNFWSRFSNGHNGLWLTCQRNNCTNSPCETMLTLTATCMVLASGWSILASLLGLRVLYASRKGKLIPLRGRNAYLIFLLSALLLLAGMVGYTARDAQKLDSFFSWSYFTAWLAMPFAILAGFCFLFADMILQSTDAISSFPVCL from the exons ATGGGAGTGAAGCGCAGCCTGCAGAGCACCGGCCTGATTCTGGGGGTCCTGACCaacatcctcctcctcctggcCACCAGCACCAACTTTTGGAGCCGCTTCTCCAATGGCCACAATGGATTGTGGCTGACGTGCCAAAGGAACAATTGTACCAACTCCCCCTGCGAGA CCATGCTGACGCTGACGGCAACCTGCATGGTGCTGGCCAGCGGATGGAGCATCCTGGCCTCCCTCTTGGGGCTCCGGGTCCTGTACGCCTCCCGGAAAGGCAAGCTGATCCCCCTGCGAGGTCGCAACGCCTACCTCATCTTCCTCCTGAGCG CGCTGCTGCTGCTGGCAGGCATGGTGGGCTACACGGCGCGGGACGCGCAGAAGCTGGACAGCTTCTTCTCCTGGTCCTATTTCACGGCCTGGCTGGCGATGCCCTTCGCCATTCTCGCAG GGTTCTGCTTCCTCTTCGCCGACATGATCCTGCAGAGCACCGACGCCATCAGCAGCTTCCCCGTCTGCCTGTGA
- the LOC141509733 gene encoding uncharacterized protein LOC141509733, which produces MGQAEVCQVTLILSLALSVPLVLSLPAQCTGFLSGSMTQAMPMFTSLICLILGVTELLTFVFFLMLLNHFKFLLKDFSIRLNWPPCLLLISAVVYIAVGTFIFYHHLNFSTSLIQPVGKQLVSQSSVVQHISKTSQTTEQSEALQKKPPKLSRTHGLLWIPRTKLLTSGNNPQLWNQKHPFSKTSSRFWGYEKPWLSQHTKTSSYPLGFRVQSIFMNSPSPTDPPRSQSPNFKETAL; this is translated from the exons GACAAGCCGAAGTCTGTCAAGTGACGTTGATCTTGTCGCTGGCGCTGTCCGTGCCGCTGGTGCTGAGTCTCCCGGCGCAGTGCACCGGGTTCTTGTCTGGCTCCATGACACAGGCCATGCCCATGTTCACCAGCCTCATCTGCCTGATTCTCG GTGTCACAGAACTGCTCACCTTCGTGTTCTTCCTCATGTTGCTGAACCACTTCAAGTTCCTATTAAAAGATTTCTCTATTAGGCTCAACTGGCCGCCCTGCCTGCTCTTAATCTCCGCAGTGGTCTACATCGCAGTCG GGACCTTCATCTTCTATCATCATCTTAATTTCTCCACCTCTCTGATACAGCCTGTAGGGAAGCAGTTGGTTTCCCAAAGCTCAGTAGTCCAACACATTTCCAAGACCTCCCAAACTACTGAACAATCTGAGGCCTTACAGAAGAAACCACCCAAACTTTCCAGAACTCATGGTCTCCTCTGGATCCCAAGGACCaaacttctgacttcagggaATAACCCACAACTCTGGAATCAAAAACACCCCTTTTCTAAAACATCTAGCAGATTCTGGGGTTATGAGAAGCCTTGGCTTTCCCAACACACTAAAACCTCTTCATACCCCTTGGGTTTTAGGGTTCAATCAATCTTTATGAATTCCCCAAGTCCCACTGATCCCCCCAGATCTCAGAGCCCCAATTTTAAAGAAACAGCCCTGTAA